A genome region from Bombilactobacillus bombi includes the following:
- a CDS encoding MFS transporter, whose amino-acid sequence MNKETKRAIYILIFGNFLICLGISLVIPVEPFIKKMYGYSTTDIGIMTSLYAFAQFIASPIIGRASDRIGRKSVIVCGLSLYMISEAIFALSNSLWLFDISRIIGGLSAAMFMPTSMAMAADLTDKKNRAKVIGWISAAFSGGLILGPGIGGMLANFSIKTPFWAAAVLGLLSMIFTLIFLVDEPVAKIPTTQKVNWHKFLTPMMIILFAMIFISSFGLQGFESIYSIYVNQVFKFSMATIALVLTLNGISSLFFQIVMFDWLTQKLGELRLIGICFLLGGVCTVWITQAHSHLEVIVATLIVFTAFDVLRPAITTLLTKTSQANQGLINGLNMSLTSVGNVVGPIMSGVLMDLNPHIPYVVVAIILFISFVITLIVQKFARSQVK is encoded by the coding sequence ATGAATAAAGAAACAAAGCGTGCAATTTATATTTTGATTTTTGGTAATTTTTTGATTTGTTTAGGAATTAGTCTGGTAATTCCTGTCGAACCATTTATCAAAAAAATGTACGGCTATTCAACAACGGATATTGGTATCATGACCTCTTTGTATGCTTTTGCGCAGTTTATTGCCTCGCCAATTATAGGGCGTGCTTCTGATCGTATTGGGCGCAAGTCTGTTATTGTTTGCGGTTTATCACTTTATATGATTTCCGAGGCTATTTTTGCTTTGTCTAATAGTCTCTGGCTTTTTGATATTTCCCGAATTATTGGGGGGCTTTCTGCAGCCATGTTTATGCCCACTTCGATGGCGATGGCTGCCGACTTAACTGATAAAAAGAATCGGGCCAAGGTCATTGGCTGGATTTCTGCTGCTTTTAGTGGAGGCTTAATCTTAGGCCCTGGTATTGGGGGTATGTTAGCTAATTTCTCAATTAAAACTCCGTTTTGGGCTGCAGCAGTTTTAGGTTTATTAAGTATGATTTTTACGCTGATATTTTTGGTGGATGAGCCAGTTGCAAAAATCCCAACTACTCAAAAGGTTAATTGGCATAAATTCTTAACACCGATGATGATTATTTTGTTTGCAATGATTTTTATTTCGTCATTTGGTTTACAAGGTTTTGAAAGTATTTATAGTATTTATGTTAATCAAGTTTTTAAATTTAGTATGGCGACAATTGCTTTGGTGCTTACCTTAAACGGAATTTCTTCATTATTCTTTCAAATTGTAATGTTTGATTGGTTAACACAGAAGTTGGGTGAATTACGTTTAATTGGGATTTGTTTTTTGTTAGGTGGAGTGTGTACAGTTTGGATTACACAAGCTCATAGTCACTTAGAAGTCATTGTAGCTACCTTAATTGTTTTCACTGCTTTTGATGTTTTGCGCCCAGCGATTACAACACTTTTAACGAAAACTAGTCAAGCCAATCAAGGATTAATTAACGGTTTAAATATGTCTTTGACCAGTGTTGGTAATGTTGTAGGTCCCATTATGTCTGGGGTTTTAATGGATCTTAATCCGCACATTCCTTATGTAGTGGTAGCAATTATTCTATTTATTTCATTTGTTATCACACTGATAGTGCAGAAGTTTGCTCGTTCTCAAGTAAAATAA